The proteins below come from a single Myxococcales bacterium genomic window:
- the rplP gene encoding 50S ribosomal protein L16, whose translation MLQPKKVKHRKVFKGRNRGAAHRGNKLSFGDFGLQATSSGFVTARQIEAARIAMTRHVKRGGKIWIRIFPDKPRTSKPAETRMGKGKGALDDWVAKVKRGRMLYEMEGVEPQIAREAMRLAAHKLSISTQFIEREEVA comes from the coding sequence ATGCTGCAGCCGAAGAAAGTCAAGCACAGAAAAGTATTCAAGGGACGCAACCGCGGTGCGGCGCATCGCGGGAACAAGCTGTCCTTTGGTGATTTCGGGCTCCAGGCGACGAGTTCGGGTTTCGTCACCGCGCGGCAGATCGAAGCCGCGCGTATTGCGATGACCCGTCATGTAAAGCGTGGTGGCAAAATCTGGATTCGGATCTTTCCCGACAAACCGCGGACCTCGAAGCCCGCCGAAACCCGCATGGGTAAGGGCAAGGGTGCCCTGGACGATTGGGTTGCCAAGGTCAAGCGCGGTCGCATGCTCTATGAGATGGAGGGCGTTGAACCCCAGATCGCGCGCGAAGCCATGAGGTTGGCAGCGCACAAGTTGAGTATCTCGACGCA
- the rpsC gene encoding 30S ribosomal protein S3, translating to MGQKVHPYGFRLGTLYGWQSNWYADKHYAQQLHEDLAVRKFIKKKLFHAGISKIVIDRTGEKMVVNIHAARPGILIGKRGAEVDVLRVELKEFTDCDIFINVREIRKAELDAQLVAEAIALQLERRVAFRRAMKKAMISTMKFGAKGIRLQCSGRLGGAEMGRREWYREGRVPLHTLRAEIDYGFAEARTTYGMIGVKCWIFKKDIGDKELRKGPLSERYQGELAR from the coding sequence GTGGGTCAGAAAGTCCATCCCTATGGCTTCCGGCTTGGCACCCTGTACGGGTGGCAGTCCAACTGGTATGCCGACAAACACTACGCGCAGCAACTTCATGAAGATCTTGCGGTTCGCAAGTTCATCAAGAAGAAACTGTTTCACGCCGGAATCTCGAAGATCGTCATCGATCGGACCGGTGAGAAGATGGTGGTCAACATTCACGCTGCGCGGCCGGGCATCCTGATCGGAAAGCGCGGCGCTGAAGTCGACGTCCTTCGGGTCGAACTCAAGGAGTTCACCGACTGCGACATCTTCATCAATGTTCGCGAGATCCGGAAGGCCGAACTCGATGCGCAGCTCGTTGCAGAGGCGATTGCCCTGCAACTCGAGCGCCGGGTCGCGTTCCGACGCGCGATGAAGAAGGCGATGATCTCGACCATGAAGTTCGGGGCAAAGGGTATTCGACTTCAATGCTCGGGTCGCCTGGGTGGTGCCGAGATGGGACGCCGAGAGTGGTATCGCGAAGGGCGAGTGCCGCTGCACACACTGCGCGCCGAGATCGACTATGGCTTCGCAGAAGCACGCACGACCTACGGCATGATCGGTGTGAAGTGTTGGATTTTCAAGAAAGACATTGGGGACAAAGAACTCCGAAAGGGCCCGCTCTCCGAGCGCTACCAGGGCGAGTTGGCGAGGTAA
- the rplV gene encoding 50S ribosomal protein L22 produces MEVKASLKGYRISAQKARLVADEVRNKGVEEALNILAVSQKKFAGPLSKLLQSAIANAEDQNDTHNAGLDVDRLKITHISVDEGPSMWRIRARAQGRANWLQKRTSHIRVVLSER; encoded by the coding sequence ATGGAAGTCAAGGCATCGCTCAAGGGCTATCGGATCAGCGCTCAAAAGGCGCGACTGGTCGCGGATGAAGTGCGGAACAAAGGAGTTGAAGAGGCGCTGAACATCCTTGCGGTATCGCAAAAGAAGTTCGCGGGTCCTTTGAGCAAACTCTTGCAGTCGGCCATTGCCAATGCAGAGGATCAGAACGACACACACAACGCGGGGCTGGATGTGGATCGATTGAAGATCACCCACATCTCGGTGGACGAAGGCCCTTCAATGTGGCGAATTCGAGCACGAGCTCAAGGGCGGGCAAACTGGCTACAGAAGCGAACCAGCCATATCAGAGTCGTGCTGAGTGAACGTTAG
- the rpsS gene encoding 30S ribosomal protein S19, translating into MARSLRKGPFIDSSLQRKVDRLLASGSKQVIRTWSRRSMITPEFVGLTFHVHNGKLFMPVFITENMVGHRLGEFAPTRKFTGHASDRKVKR; encoded by the coding sequence ATGGCACGATCGCTGAGAAAAGGACCGTTCATCGATTCCAGTCTCCAGAGGAAGGTCGACCGGCTATTGGCCAGTGGCTCGAAGCAGGTGATCCGTACCTGGTCGCGGAGATCGATGATTACCCCCGAGTTCGTCGGACTGACTTTTCATGTCCACAACGGGAAGCTCTTCATGCCGGTGTTCATTACCGAGAACATGGTCGGGCACCGCCTGGGCGAGTTTGCGCCGACGCGCAAATTCACCGGACACGCCTCTGACCGGAAGGTGAAACGCTGA